The Hypomesus transpacificus isolate Combined female chromosome 2, fHypTra1, whole genome shotgun sequence genome window below encodes:
- the ddx61 gene encoding probable ATP-dependent RNA helicase ddx6 has product MATARMENPASIMALNKPNGQMRGQAKTTGLQSGPLAVAQLPGVPPKGGSIPQGSGGIRFGDDWKKCLQLPPKDTRLRTSDVTSTKGNEFEDYCLKRELLMGIFEMGWEKPSPIQEESIPIALSGRDILARAKNGTGKSGAYLIPLLERIDLKKDHIQAMVMVPTRELALQVSQISIQVSKHLGGVKVMATTGGTNLRDDIMRLDEIVHVVIATPGRILDLIKKGVAKVDKVQMMVMDEADKLLSQDFVVLIEDIISFLAKNRQILLYSATFPMSVQKFMAKHLQKPYEINLMEELTLKGITQYYAYVTERQKVHCLNTLFSRLQINQSIIFCNSTQRVELLAKKITQLGYSCFYIHAKMMQEYRNRVFHDFRNGLCRNLVCTDLFTRGIDIQAVNVVINFDFPKNAETYLHRIGRSGRFGHLGLAINLITSEDRFNLKSIEDQLVTDIKPIPGSIDKSLYVAEFHSVDPDAELEAGSDRRRELSAA; this is encoded by the exons ATGGCTACAGCAAGAATGGAGAACCCTGCATCCATAATGGCACTGAACAAGCCAAACGGGCAGATGAGAGGACAGGCCAAAACAACTGGCCTGCAGTCAGGACCCCTGGCTGTTGCCCAGCTACCAGGTGTCCCTCCGAAAGGAGGCAGCATTCCCCAGGGTAGTGGGGGCATAAG GTTCGGAGATGACTGGAAGAAGTGCCTGCAGCTCCCTCCAAAAGATACCAGATTAAGAACCTCA gatGTGACATCGACCAAAGGGAACGAGTTTGAGGACTACTGCCTGAAGCGGGAGCTACTTATGGGGATCTTTGAGATGGGATGGGAAAAACCCTCTCCTATACAG GAGGAGAGCATCCCCATAGCTCTGTCAGGCAGGGACATCCTTGCCCGGGCCAAGAACGGCACAGGGAAGAGCGGAGCCTACCTTATCCCCCTCCTGGAGAGGATAGACCTTAAGAAGGACCACATACAAG ccATGGTGATGGTGCCCACCAGAGAGCTGGCCCTGCAGGTGAGCCAGATCAGCATCCAGGTGAGCAAGCACCTGGGTGGGGTGAAGGTCATGGCTACAACAGGAGGCACCAACCTGAGGGACGACATCATGCGTCTGGACGAGATAG TTCACGTGGTAATTGCCACACCAGGCAGGATCCTGGACCTGATAAAGAAGGGCGTAGCCAAGGTGGATAAAGTCCAGATGATGGTCATGGATGAG gcgGACAAGCTGCTGTCTCAGGACTTTGTGGTCTTGATCGAGGACATCATCAGCTTCCTAGCCAAGAACCGGCAGATTCTGCTGTACTCTGCCACCTTCCCCATGAGTGTGCAGAAATTCATG gCCAAACACCTGCAGAAGCCTTACGAGATCAACCTGATGGAGGAACTGACTCTAAAGGGCATCACTCAGTATTATGCGTACGTGACTGAGAGGCAGAAGGTCCACTGCCTCAACACCCTCTTCTCCAGG CTCCAGATCAACCAGTCCATCATCTTCTGTAACTCCACCCAGAGGGTGGAGCTGCTGGCCAAGAAGATCACCCAGCTAGGGTACTCTTGCTTCTACATCCACGCCAAGATGATGCAGGAGTACAGGAACCGCGTGTTCCACGACTTCAGGAACGGACTGTGTAGGAACCTGGTCTGCACAG ATCTGTTCACCAGAGGAATCGACATCCAAGCCGTGAACGTGGTTATCAACTTTGACTTCCCCAAGAATGCAGAGACCTACCTGCATCGCATTGGCAGATCCG GGAGGTTTGGTCACCTTGGCTTGGCCATCAACCTGATCACCTCGGAGGATCGCTTTAACCTGAAGTCCATCGAGGACCAGCTGGTGACCGACATCAAGCCCATCCCCGGCAGCATCGACAAGAGCCTGTACGTGGCCGAGTTCCACTCTGTGGACCCGGACGcggagctggaggcaggcagCGACCGGCGCAGGGAGCTCAGTGCAGCCTGA